A segment of the Deltaproteobacteria bacterium genome:
GGACCCGTAAACACTTGCACCGGCAACCCTTGAACCCAGCCGCCCATGTAGAAATTGCTTGACCCATATCAAAAAGAATTGTTCTAATGAAAAATTAGGCATTGCCGTATCGATTGAATCTCTGACTCAAAAAAGACCGCCTATTCCGACGCAACCGATTGTGAACCGCACATTGTGTGAGATAAAGAAAGAAAAGAGGAAGATGACCATGCACAATCCCGAATCTGCACCATCCCTGGACTTTATCCGATCTATCATTACAGAAGACGTGAAGGCGAATAAGAACGGCGGAAGGGTCCATACCCGGTTCCCGCCCGAGCCCAACGGCTATCTCCATATCGGGCATGCCAAATCCATCTGCCTCAATTTCGGTGTCGCAAAGGAGTTCGGGGGCCTCTGTAATCTTCGGTTTGACGATACCAATCCAACCAAAGAAGAGGAAGAATATGTGATGTCCATCAAAGAGGACGTCCGGTGGCTCGGGTTTGACTGGGAAGACCGCCTCTATTATGCATCAGATTATTTCGACCAGCTCTATGAATATGCGCTTCAGCTCATCAGGAACGGCAAGGCCTATGTGTGCGATCTGAGCCCGGAGGAAATCCGGGCCTACCGGGGAACCCTGACCGAGCCGGGAAAGGACAGCCCCTACCGGAATCGCTCCGTTGAAGAGAACCTGGCCCTGTTCGACCGGATGCGGAGAGGCGAATTCGAGGACGGGGCCTGTGTGCTGCGGGCCAAGATCGATATGGCGGCGCCCAACCTGAACATGCGGGACCCTGTGCTCTACCGGGTGCTTCACGCCCCCCATCAACGGACAGGGACAAAATGGTGCATCTACCCGATGTACGACTTTACCCATGGGCAGTCGGATTCCATCGAGGGGATTACCCATTCCCTCTGCACCCTCGAGTTTGAAGATCACCGGCCCCTGTACGACTGGTTCATCCGGGAACTCAAGATCTTTGCGCCGCGGCAGATCGAGTTCGCACGGCTCAATCTCTCCTACACCGTCATGAGCAAACGAAAGCTCCTGGAACTGGTTCGAGGGGGGCACGTAAGCGGTTGGAACGATCCCCGTATGCCCACCCTGTCGGGCATGCGGCGACGGGGGTACACGGCCGAGGCCATCCGGGATTTCTGCGACCGGATCGGGGTTGCCAAAAAGGAAAGCATGGTGGACATCGGACTCCTGGAGCACTGCCTTCGGGAAGACCTCAACCAGCGGGCACTGCGGAGGATGGCGGTTCTCCATCCCTTGCGGGTGGTGATCGACAACTATCCGGAAGACCGGGTGGAGTACCTCGATGCCGAAAACAACCCGGAAGACCCGGCCATGGGATCGCGAAAGATCCCCTTTTCCAGGGTCCTTTATATCGAGCAGGAGGACTTCCGCGAAGACCCGCCCAAAAAGTACTTCCGCCTGGCCCCCGGCCAGGAGGTCCGGCTGAAACATGCCTACTATATTACCTGTGAACGCGTGGTAAAGGATGAAACCACCGGCGAGGTAATTGAACTCCGCTGTACTTATGATCCGCTAACCCGGGGGGGATGGTCTCAGGACGGCCGGCGGGTCAAGGGGACATTGCACTGGGTGTCGGCCGCCCACGCCATTGAAGCCGAGGTGCGGCTCTACGATCATCTGTTTGTCACGCCCAATCCCGCTGATCCGAAGGAAGGGGCAGATTTCATATCCCTTCTCAATCCCGGATCGCTTAAGACCCTCACCGCCGCCCAGGTAGAGCCGAGCCTGGCCGCGGCAGCGCCGGGAACGTTCTTTCAGTTCCTGAGACTGGGCTATTTTTGCGTGGATACGGTTGATTCCACTGTTTACAGACCGGTGTTCAATCGAACGGTGACCCTGCGGGATACCTGGGCCAAGATCCAGAAGACCCGGCCGGAGCAGGCTGCGCCCGAGATAGGCCCGAAGACAGGCGACCAAAAGGGAAGCAAATTGGCCGGTAAAGAACCCGATGACGCGGCGCCGGTCAGTCAGGAGATCACCATAGATGATTTTGCCAGGATTGACCTGCGCGTCGGCGTGGTGATGGAGGCCGGACTTGTTAAAGGGGCAAAAAAGCTGATACGGCTTATGGTGGACTTAGGGGAGGGACGGCTGCGGCAGGTCTTCAGCGGTATTCGTTCCACGTATGCCGATCCGGAGGTCCTGGTGGGCAAGAAGGTGGTGGTGGTTGCCAACCTGAAGCCCCGCCAGATGAGCTTCGGTCTGTCAGAGGGGATGGTCCTGGCAGGGGTCGGTGAAGACCGCCTCGGAATCGCCACTGTTGAAGGAGACCTCCTTCCGGGGGATAAGGTGATGTAGCAGAGGCGGGAAAGCCGGAGGTCAGAGGTCGGAGATCAGAGGTTGGAGATCGGAAGTCGGAGGTCAGGGATCGGAAGGCGGAGACTTGTTGCCTTTTATCAGGTTGTTGTGGGAGCGGCTTTCAACGCGATATTGCGATGTCTCGCGGCTTGGAAGCTGCTCTCACAGGGTTTACACGGAAGCTTGACAGGAGATAACCGGCAAAACCGTTACCGACATAACGGCCTGCGGCTCAAGGGACAAACACATGCCTGCGGTAGTAGATGAGTTCATCGATCGATTCGCGGATGTCGCTCAGGGCCAGATGTGTTTTTTGTTTCTCGAACCCGGGGAGGGAAGGATACCATCGTTTGACCAGCTCCTTGATCGAACTGACGTCGATGTTGCGGTAATGAAAAAAGGCCTCCAGGCGCGGCATGTGTCTGTAAAGAAAACGGCGATCCTGACCGATGGAGTTGCCGCACAGGGGGGATTCGCCCTCTTCACAGTATCGGGACAGGAATTGAAGCGTTTCCTCTTCAGCCTGAAGGGGGGTACAGGTGGAGGATCGGATGCGGTCCAGAAGTCCTGAGGCCCCATGGTGTTCCAGGCTCCACGGTTCCATGTGGGAAAGGATATCCTCGGGATGATGGAGGACCAGGTCCGGCCCCTCGGCGATGATGTTGAGCCGGGCGTCGGTGACGATGGATGCAATTTCCACGATCACATGACAATCCGGGTTCAGTCCCGTCATTTCAAGATCGATCCAGACAAGAGGCTTTTCCAATTCATGAACCTTCCGGACCAGGATATTTAGCGATGTGTTCCCCTTGCAGCCGGTGAAACCACCGGCACTGCGGCGGAGGCGTTTCAACTATCTTATCAATGTTTGGGATCCATATTCAATAAAAACCGGAGGGCTTTCCTGAAGACACCCTCGGGAGCCTGTGACGACTTCAGATTTTTCGGCAAGACCGTTTATATAAGAGCAGCTGCATATTTGATGCATTCGTAAAAAGCCGTCACCCCGTTGAATCCCGCCGAATGGCGGGACGGGGTCCACGGGCTATGAGTGCTTGAGAACGCTGGTTTCCGGCTTTCGCCGGAATGACGGAAAAGGGGCTTTTTCGACTTTTTACGAGACCATCATTTTTGAAAAAAATTGTATCATTGACCGTTAACCGCCCGGTCTGCTATCCTCCCTTCTCCGGAACCTCCCCTTCACGCCTTACGGCATTATTGTCGAGAGGAAAAATTGCCCCGACTCCAGAGTTTCATAGGGTTCATGGCCCTGGTCTTCCTGGCATGGCTTTTTTCTGAAAATCGGAAAAGGGTGAATGTCAGGACCGTTGCCGCAGGCCTGGGACTTCAGGTCCTTTTGGCCCTGGTTCTGCTGAAATTTCCAGGGAGCCAAGAGGTCTTTCTCTGGTTGAACCGGGGCGTGGGCGCCATCGAGGCGTCTACGAGGGCGGGAACCGGATTTGTCTTCGGCTATCTGGGAGGGGCGCCGCTTCCCTTTGAAGAAAAGGCTCCGGGTTTGAGCTATGTTTTTGCATTTCGGGGGATCCCGCTTCTTCTGGTGATCAGTGCCCTGTCATCCCTCTTTTTCTACTGGAGAATCATTCCCTGGGTGGTGAATGGGTTTTCATGGGTCCTGCGGCGCGTCATGGGCATCGGTGGGGTCGAAGGCCTGGGCGCTGCAGCCAATGTCTTCATCGGCATGGTGGAATCGCCTCTGATCGTCAGGCCCTACCTTACGCGCATCTCCAGGAGCGAACTCTTTACCATCATGGTCTGCGGCATGGCCACCATTGCAGGGACGGTCATGGTGCTCTACGCATCCATCCTCCAGCAGGTAGTGCCCGGGATCATGGGACACCTCCTGGTGGCATCCATCGTCAGTGCGCCCGCAGCCATTACCGTAGCCAAGCTGATGATCCCGGAGACATCGGCCCTTTCCGGAGAAGGGGTGGCCCTGCCCATAGAGGCGCGAAGCCCCATGGACGCCATCACCCGGGGCACGGTGGCGGGCATCAGTCTCCTCCTCAATATTGTGGCCATGTTGATTGTCTTTGTGGCGCTGGTCCATTTGCTGAACATGGTACTCGCCTTCCTGCCGGAATTTTCCGGCCGGCCGGTGACGTTCCAGAGACTGGTGGGCTACCTCATGGCCCCGGTTGTCTGGCTCATCGGCATCCCCTGGTCAGAGTCGGTGACCGCCGGCTCATTGATGGGGACCAAGACGGTCTTGAATGAATTGCTGGCATATCTCGATCTGGCCGGCCTGCCGAAAGACGCGCTCAGCGAAAGGAGCCGTCTGATCCTGATCTATGCCATGTGCGGCTTTGCCAATTTCGGTTCTCTCGGCATCATGATCGGCGGCATGGGGGCCATGGCAAAGGAGAGGAGGGACGAGATCGTGGGCCTGGGATTGAGGTCTATTGTGGCCGGGACCATTGCCACGTGCATGACCGGAGCCCTGGTGGGAGTGATTTATAAATGACTATTTTCTGAAGCGGGACGACTCACCCGCAACCCAATGTCGTCCCTTAGCTCGAAGCTCAAAGCTGAAAGCTGAAAGGGGGGTTGAACGATCCTTTGAGCTTTGAGCTTTCAGCTTTCAGCCTATTGTTTCCGGCCAATGAAAGACTTTCTTGTTTTTTGTGACAGACCCGGCAATAAGGCACTGATGAATATTGAACAGTTGGAATCATTCATGCGGCACGGCGGTGCACCCCCTGTGCCATCCCCTCAGCGCCATGCGCTCAAATCCCCAGATAGGCCTCCCTTATTTCGGGTGACCCCTTGATCTCTTCAGGATTTCCTTCCGCCTTGATCCGGCCTTCGTGCAGGATATAGACATAATCCGCCGCATTCAGGGAGGCGTCCGCGTTTTGTTCGATGAGCAGGACGGTCAGTCCGATGTCATTTTTCATTTTCTGAATGGTGTCGAAGACTTCCCGAACCAGCAACGGGGCCAGGCCCTGGCTCGGTTCGTCCAGCATGATCAGATACGGCTTGGTCATCAGGGCCCGGGCAATGGTGACCATCTGCTGTTCACCGCCGCTCAGCGACCCGGCCGTCTGATGTTCCCGCTCCTTGAGCCTGGGAAACAGGGAGTGTACCATGTTGAGCGATTCATCCCTGTGGGCCGACGCTTTTTTCAGATAGGCCCCCATGAGAAGATTTTCATGAACCGTCATGTTGGGAAACAGGTGTTTTCCCTCAGGCACCATGGCCACGCCCATGTCGACTTTCTTGTGGGTGGGAACGAGCGTGACATCCGATCCGTTATACACGATTTTACCGCTCCACGGCTGGATCGATCCGAACACCGTCATGAGGAGGGTGCTCTTGCCCGCGCCGTTGGGACCCAGAAGGGAGGTGATCGTTCCCTTCTTGACCTGAAGACTCGGCTTCCACAGGACCTGCATGGGACCATAGCCTGATTCAAGTTCTGTGACCTTTAACATGCTTCGTCCTCCGGCGAACGGCCCAGGTATACTTCCACCACCCTGGGATTTTCCAGGGCCTCTTTTGTGGGAGCGTCCACTATTTTTGAACCCTGATGCAACACGATGACCTTTTCCGCCAATCCTACCACCGCCCGCATGATATGCTCCACCATGGCCACGATGGCGATATTCTCCTCTTCGGCCACCCGTTTGATAAACGCCACCATTTGATCGATATCGTTGGGATGCATCCCTGCCATGGCCTCGTCCATCAGGAGGAGCTTGGGTTTCATGGCCAGGGCCCGGGCAATCTCCATCAGCTTTTTTTCAACCGGGGTCAAAGTGCCGGCGGCCTTGTCTCTATGGGCCGTAAGGTCCACCCGCTCGATAATCTGATCCGCAACCTCCAGTGACCCATCCACGCTCAGCCGATGGCCCTGGGTGCCGAACATGGCCCCCACCGCGATGTTTTCCCTCACCGTGGCCGAGGCGAACGGCCGGGGGATCTGAAATGTCCTTCCGATCCCCAAAGGGGCCCGTTTGAAGGGAGGGAGCCTGGTGATATCCCGGCCCTCGAACATTACCGTCCCTTCTTCAGGGTAGAAAACACCACTGATGACGTTAAACAGGGTGGTCTTACCGCTCCCGTTGGGACCGACGATCCCCACGAATTCGCCCGGGGCGATTTCCAGACTCACCTGATTGACGGCCACCAGGCCGCCAAAGCGTTTGGTTACATTTTCAAGCTTTAATAAGGCCATGATGCCCCTTAAACAATAAAACGTGCCATGCCGGTCCCTTTGGTTTTCGCCTTCATCATCCCCACGATGCCTTCGGGGAACAAGACGATGATCACAAGGATGACCGGGGCGAAAATGAGCAGTTGAAATCCCGGGAGAAAGATGGAGAGGTAATACTTGGAAATACCATAGACCAGCCCGCCCACCACCGGCCCCAGCAGGGTTCCCGCACCCCCGAGCATGACGATGATGATGGCCTCTATGGTATAGTGGATCTCAAACACCTCGGGCGGAAATACATAGGGCGTTTTCAGGGCCCAGGCAGTGGCGCCGAGCAGCCCCGCAAAACACGCGCTGGTAATAAAGGCGATGATCTTGTACTTGGTGACATTGATCCCCATCACCTTGGCGGCGTCTTCGTCTTCCCTCAGCGCGGTCAGGGCGTAGCCGATCTTACTCCGCATGTAAACCAGGGTCACAAACGCGGCCAGCGCGGCAATCACCAGGACCATGATGTCGGCCCAGTAGGTGCACAGGGCCGCAGCAGTATCCCTCCCCAGAACCTTGTTGAGGTCCGCCGTGAATATCATGCCTTCAGATCCATTCCATATTCGGGCGCCCTCGATCAGAAATCTGAATCCCTCGTTCACCCCGATGGTGGCAATGGCGAAATAGGCCCCTCTGAGTCTCAGGGCCACAGCCCCCACGGCCATGGAAAGGAGCGTGGACATCACCATGGCCAGTCCAAACCCGATGACGATAATCCATGCACCGAGGAATTCATACTGGACCAGCCGGGTAATGGATAAGGCCATGCCGTAGGTCCCCACACCGAGGAATGCCACATATCCAAAATCCACATACCCTGTCATGCCCATAAACACATTGAAGGCCTGTCCCAGGGCGCAGTAAAACAGGAGCATGGACATGAGCTGCCACATCCCTTCCATGTTTTCAGCGACAAGAAACATGATAGCATAGGCAGCAAATACAGGGATGAGCGGGAAATATTTTGGTATCTGTTTCATTTTGCACTCAGGATTCCGGTGGGTCTGATTAAGAGGATGACCAGCAATATCACAAAGGACAAGAAACGGGTAAGGGCAAAGGGTTCCACCCCCGGTATATACGCGAACAGCGTGTATGAGCCGTTTTCAATGAGTCCGAATACCAGCCCGCCGAAAAAGGCCCCGTAAGGCGATGAAAGTCCGCCCAGTACGGCGATGACAAAGGCTTTGAGGGTGTATCCGCCTCCCATGTATGGATTGATCCCCACGGGGATGAACATGGTAAGGAGAACGCCGCTGGCCACGGTCAATCCTATGCCCAAAGAAAAGCTCAGCGCATATGCACCGCCCACATTGATTCCGCACACGCGGGCCCCTTCACTGTCCTCCACCACGCTGCGAACCGCCGATCCAGCCCGGGTCTTCTTGAACCACAGAAAGAGGAGCACTGCGATAAGGATGCTCCCGATACAGGCATAAAGCTTGGACATGGGCAACACGGTGATCCCCAGGTCTATTTTGCCCACAGCCCAGTTGTAGCCGCGAAATTCTGAACCGAAAATCAGCTTTATCAGCTCTTCGAGTAAGACGCCGATGGAGAAGGTGGCCAGGAGGGTCGCCAATTCAGGGGCCTTGATCAGTTTTCGGATGGTGGTATAATAAAATATGAATCCCAGGCCCATGCCCACCATAAAGGCAACAGGGATGGCGATGATAGGACTGATTCCGAGGGAACTGAAAAGAAACAGGGTCACGAAGGCCCCCACCATGATGAATGCCCCGTGTCCGACATTGACCACTTTCAGGACACCGAAGATAAGACTGAGGCCCATGGTAGCCATCCCGTACACCGCGCCCAGTACGACTCCCTGTATCAGATTTCCGCCCAATTGTTCAAAAAACATGGCACGATTTCCTCGTGGTCTTAAAGGGACAACCGCCCTGTTGCACAGACAAAGAGCCCCCGGTCCAAGGCAGGCTTGGTCGGGGGCATCAACTGATGACTACTTAGGAACGGCCTTTACGCCCTTTGCCTTTTCCTGGAAGGTTGGCATAGGATAGCAGACCTTTCCGGTCTGGGCTGCTTTGGGCCACACAATGACCCTTTTGCCGTCCTGCCACTGTACATCCACCATGGTGTGGCCCACCTGCAAGCCGCTGTCATCCACATCCCAGCCCCCGTAAAAGCTCATGAACTTAAGGCTGCCCAAGGCATCCCGGACCTTGGTGGAATCGATGGCATTGGCCTTCTGAACCCCCAGGACATAGGCCAGTACCTGGGCACCGGCCTCGGCCGCATGGTAATCCGGAAGCATATCCTCGCTGGTGTGCTTTTTGAACAGTGCCATAAATTCTTCCTGGGACGGTCCGATCCATGGGAGCCCGGCTGCCTTGGCCTCTTCGGCGGAATATTTCACTCCGTATTCCCAGTGCGAAGGTCCCATGACGCCTTCGGCCATGGTGGTTAATGCCTTGTAAAATGCCGGCAGTGTGGCCGCGGCAATAAGGGAAAGGCCGTTTGTATTAATGTCCAGATCCGCCATCTGCCGGTTAAAGAGCTGGCCGTCTTCAAAATGGCCGCCGCCCAATACAAAATCGGGTTTGCTGGCCTTTAGGGCCGAGAGAAGCGGGGTTAAATCCGTAACCCCTTTGGGATAGGTGCGCTCGAAAACAACTTCGAAACCCAGTTTTTTGGCGTGTTCCTTGGCGCCTAACATGACCATTTTGGCAAACTCTGAATCCTCATAGGCCAGGGCCACCTTCTTGTCATCGGGGGCGATTTTGTGAATCATATCCAGGGTCCCCTCGTGATAACTGGTGGCAGGCCCGATGGTCTGAACAACATATCTGAATCCCTGCTGGAAGATCTCGTTGCTAGCCCCCCCGTGGTCCATGTAGAGCATTTGACGGCTTTCGGTCACCGGCGCCCCCCTGAGGGTTAAACCGGAGCTGTAAGGCGCAAACACCACATTCACCTTGTCCACGGAAACCAGCCTTCCGATGAGACTCGTGACAGCCTCTTTTTTCGATTCACAATCATAGTATTTATAGTCCAGCGGGACCTTTTTGCCGCCTATTTCCACGCCGCCGTAAGTTGTATTGACCCATTCGACACAGGCCTTGATACCGCCCACCGCCTGCTCGCCAGCCTTGGCAAATTTACCGGAAAGGCAGGCAGGATGACCGATAACAATTTTGTCCGGGGCCGCACCTGCAAACGAGATCCCGGCCAAGAGAAACATGAACACAATAAAACCCCCAACCAATGACCGCTTCATAATTGCCTCCCTTTACTTGATTAATGTTAATCTTTATCCAACATTATCAAATGGCTATAAATGGACAATAACGGGTTGATCTTACTTGAGATTTTAATTTTA
Coding sequences within it:
- a CDS encoding glutamine--tRNA ligase/YqeY domain fusion protein, which produces MTMHNPESAPSLDFIRSIITEDVKANKNGGRVHTRFPPEPNGYLHIGHAKSICLNFGVAKEFGGLCNLRFDDTNPTKEEEEYVMSIKEDVRWLGFDWEDRLYYASDYFDQLYEYALQLIRNGKAYVCDLSPEEIRAYRGTLTEPGKDSPYRNRSVEENLALFDRMRRGEFEDGACVLRAKIDMAAPNLNMRDPVLYRVLHAPHQRTGTKWCIYPMYDFTHGQSDSIEGITHSLCTLEFEDHRPLYDWFIRELKIFAPRQIEFARLNLSYTVMSKRKLLELVRGGHVSGWNDPRMPTLSGMRRRGYTAEAIRDFCDRIGVAKKESMVDIGLLEHCLREDLNQRALRRMAVLHPLRVVIDNYPEDRVEYLDAENNPEDPAMGSRKIPFSRVLYIEQEDFREDPPKKYFRLAPGQEVRLKHAYYITCERVVKDETTGEVIELRCTYDPLTRGGWSQDGRRVKGTLHWVSAAHAIEAEVRLYDHLFVTPNPADPKEGADFISLLNPGSLKTLTAAQVEPSLAAAAPGTFFQFLRLGYFCVDTVDSTVYRPVFNRTVTLRDTWAKIQKTRPEQAAPEIGPKTGDQKGSKLAGKEPDDAAPVSQEITIDDFARIDLRVGVVMEAGLVKGAKKLIRLMVDLGEGRLRQVFSGIRSTYADPEVLVGKKVVVVANLKPRQMSFGLSEGMVLAGVGEDRLGIATVEGDLLPGDKVM
- the orn gene encoding oligoribonuclease, with protein sequence MEKPLVWIDLEMTGLNPDCHVIVEIASIVTDARLNIIAEGPDLVLHHPEDILSHMEPWSLEHHGASGLLDRIRSSTCTPLQAEEETLQFLSRYCEEGESPLCGNSIGQDRRFLYRHMPRLEAFFHYRNIDVSSIKELVKRWYPSLPGFEKQKTHLALSDIRESIDELIYYRRHVFVP
- a CDS encoding nucleoside:proton symporter; the protein is MALVFLAWLFSENRKRVNVRTVAAGLGLQVLLALVLLKFPGSQEVFLWLNRGVGAIEASTRAGTGFVFGYLGGAPLPFEEKAPGLSYVFAFRGIPLLLVISALSSLFFYWRIIPWVVNGFSWVLRRVMGIGGVEGLGAAANVFIGMVESPLIVRPYLTRISRSELFTIMVCGMATIAGTVMVLYASILQQVVPGIMGHLLVASIVSAPAAITVAKLMIPETSALSGEGVALPIEARSPMDAITRGTVAGISLLLNIVAMLIVFVALVHLLNMVLAFLPEFSGRPVTFQRLVGYLMAPVVWLIGIPWSESVTAGSLMGTKTVLNELLAYLDLAGLPKDALSERSRLILIYAMCGFANFGSLGIMIGGMGAMAKERRDEIVGLGLRSIVAGTIATCMTGALVGVIYK
- a CDS encoding ABC transporter ATP-binding protein yields the protein MLKVTELESGYGPMQVLWKPSLQVKKGTITSLLGPNGAGKSTLLMTVFGSIQPWSGKIVYNGSDVTLVPTHKKVDMGVAMVPEGKHLFPNMTVHENLLMGAYLKKASAHRDESLNMVHSLFPRLKEREHQTAGSLSGGEQQMVTIARALMTKPYLIMLDEPSQGLAPLLVREVFDTIQKMKNDIGLTVLLIEQNADASLNAADYVYILHEGRIKAEGNPEEIKGSPEIREAYLGI
- a CDS encoding ABC transporter ATP-binding protein, which translates into the protein MALLKLENVTKRFGGLVAVNQVSLEIAPGEFVGIVGPNGSGKTTLFNVISGVFYPEEGTVMFEGRDITRLPPFKRAPLGIGRTFQIPRPFASATVRENIAVGAMFGTQGHRLSVDGSLEVADQIIERVDLTAHRDKAAGTLTPVEKKLMEIARALAMKPKLLLMDEAMAGMHPNDIDQMVAFIKRVAEEENIAIVAMVEHIMRAVVGLAEKVIVLHQGSKIVDAPTKEALENPRVVEVYLGRSPEDEAC
- a CDS encoding branched-chain amino acid ABC transporter permease translates to MKQIPKYFPLIPVFAAYAIMFLVAENMEGMWQLMSMLLFYCALGQAFNVFMGMTGYVDFGYVAFLGVGTYGMALSITRLVQYEFLGAWIIVIGFGLAMVMSTLLSMAVGAVALRLRGAYFAIATIGVNEGFRFLIEGARIWNGSEGMIFTADLNKVLGRDTAAALCTYWADIMVLVIAALAAFVTLVYMRSKIGYALTALREDEDAAKVMGINVTKYKIIAFITSACFAGLLGATAWALKTPYVFPPEVFEIHYTIEAIIIVMLGGAGTLLGPVVGGLVYGISKYYLSIFLPGFQLLIFAPVILVIIVLFPEGIVGMMKAKTKGTGMARFIV
- a CDS encoding branched-chain amino acid ABC transporter permease, with amino-acid sequence MFFEQLGGNLIQGVVLGAVYGMATMGLSLIFGVLKVVNVGHGAFIMVGAFVTLFLFSSLGISPIIAIPVAFMVGMGLGFIFYYTTIRKLIKAPELATLLATFSIGVLLEELIKLIFGSEFRGYNWAVGKIDLGITVLPMSKLYACIGSILIAVLLFLWFKKTRAGSAVRSVVEDSEGARVCGINVGGAYALSFSLGIGLTVASGVLLTMFIPVGINPYMGGGYTLKAFVIAVLGGLSSPYGAFFGGLVFGLIENGSYTLFAYIPGVEPFALTRFLSFVILLVILLIRPTGILSAK
- a CDS encoding amino acid ABC transporter substrate-binding protein, with amino-acid sequence MKRSLVGGFIVFMFLLAGISFAGAAPDKIVIGHPACLSGKFAKAGEQAVGGIKACVEWVNTTYGGVEIGGKKVPLDYKYYDCESKKEAVTSLIGRLVSVDKVNVVFAPYSSGLTLRGAPVTESRQMLYMDHGGASNEIFQQGFRYVVQTIGPATSYHEGTLDMIHKIAPDDKKVALAYEDSEFAKMVMLGAKEHAKKLGFEVVFERTYPKGVTDLTPLLSALKASKPDFVLGGGHFEDGQLFNRQMADLDINTNGLSLIAAATLPAFYKALTTMAEGVMGPSHWEYGVKYSAEEAKAAGLPWIGPSQEEFMALFKKHTSEDMLPDYHAAEAGAQVLAYVLGVQKANAIDSTKVRDALGSLKFMSFYGGWDVDDSGLQVGHTMVDVQWQDGKRVIVWPKAAQTGKVCYPMPTFQEKAKGVKAVPK